In one window of Methanococcoides methylutens DNA:
- the alaXM gene encoding alanyl-tRNA editing protein AlaXM: MEALYLKDCYIREFEATVTSVKDDKIVVLDTTAFYPKSGGQPHDTGVLINEGKEYKVVFVGKFDGQISHEVSEPGLKEGDKVKGIIDWDRRTLFMNYHTASHILSAIIHNETGAKISGNQIAEEKTRVDFNLENFDRDQIGSYEAKVNEVINRAIDVKIDILPREEALTIPSVVKLKDAFPPEIEEIRVIRIPDVDDQACGGTHVKNTGEIPHIEIFKAENKGKNNRRIYFRFT, encoded by the coding sequence ATGGAAGCACTTTATCTGAAAGACTGTTACATCAGGGAATTCGAAGCAACTGTGACGAGTGTGAAGGATGACAAAATCGTGGTCCTTGACACAACTGCATTCTATCCAAAATCCGGTGGTCAACCGCATGATACCGGAGTTCTGATCAATGAAGGGAAAGAATACAAGGTCGTATTCGTAGGAAAGTTCGATGGTCAGATCAGCCATGAGGTCAGTGAGCCGGGACTGAAAGAAGGAGATAAGGTTAAGGGAATAATTGACTGGGACAGGCGCACCCTCTTCATGAACTACCACACCGCATCCCATATCCTCAGCGCCATCATCCACAATGAGACCGGTGCAAAGATCTCAGGAAACCAGATCGCAGAGGAGAAGACACGAGTGGACTTTAACCTGGAGAACTTCGACAGGGACCAGATAGGCTCATACGAAGCAAAGGTCAATGAGGTCATCAACAGAGCAATTGATGTGAAGATAGACATCCTTCCCAGAGAGGAAGCACTTACTATTCCCTCAGTTGTTAAGCTCAAGGACGCATTCCCTCCGGAGATAGAAGAGATACGCGTGATCAGAATTCCTGATGTTGATGACCAGGCATGTGGCGGAACACACGTGAAAAATACGGGAGAGATCCCGCATATAGAGATCTTCAAGGCAGAGAATAAAGGAAAGAACAACAGGCGAATCTACTTCAGATTCACCTGA